Part of the Candidatus Atribacteria bacterium ADurb.Bin276 genome, ATTCCTCCCATATGATAAAAACGGTCTGGAGCTTTAGCTTTAAATCTTTCTATATGAGTTATTAGCATCTCCTTGTTTTCCATGCCATCAAGGTCAACAATCACACCCACATTCATTTCATCCATCATCGTCAATAATTCTTCTACTGAATGTTCCATCCAGTAGCTTCCCAATATCTCGAGATGGTTGTGACCGTCTATCAGGGGAATTTTCGGTTTTTCAATATTAGTTTTCTTGACAACCAACTTTGGTGTAGGATGATATTCAGCAAGTGTAATTTTCTTACTAATCTTGCATCTCCTCCTTTGTTAAACAGTTATTACAATTAAAGCCTTTTCTTATAGATTTTCAAAAATATAAGAGCTTAACCTTTCACTGCCCCTGAAACCAGACCTTGAACAATATACTTTTGCAATAATAAGAAAACAATGACTATTGGAATTGTAATCAACACTGATCCAGCAAATAAATAACCCCAATCAATTAGATATTGACCACGAGAACTACCAATCGCTAAAGGTACAGTCCAGTTTTCATAACTATTTAAAAAGGTTAAAGCAAACATGAACTCATTCCAGGAAAGGATTAATGCCTGAGTAAAAGTGACAACAAGGCCTGGAGCTGCCAAGGGGAAAACAACCCGAAACAAAGCTCCCACTGGACTACAACCATCAACTTTAGCTGCCTCATCGATACCAATCGGAATAGAATCAAAATAACCTTTTAAAAGATAGGTACAATAGGGAAGAGTGAGCGAAGTATAAGCAAAAACTAATCCCATTAAATTATCGATCAATTTTAAATCTCTCATCAATAAATACAGAGGGATTAATATCAATGATCCAGGAAGCAATTGGCTGAAAATGA contains:
- the ycjP_6 gene encoding Inner membrane ABC transporter permease protein YcjP — translated: MTFKKHKIVRKTIVYILLILLCSFVLIPFFWMISSSFKPRAEIFTYPPVWIPRQPTFDAFLNLIREKPYGGVGFVNFLKNTMVVSLFTAVITVILASFASYSLSRFHFRGNSSLKYMIIFSQLLPGSLILIPLYLLMRDLKLIDNLMGLVFAYTSLTLPYCTYLLKGYFDSIPIGIDEAAKVDGCSPVGALFRVVFPLAAPGLVVTFTQALILSWNEFMFALTFLNSYENWTVPLAIGSSRGQYLIDWGYLFAGSVLITIPIVIVFLLLQKYIVQGLVSGAVKG